The window TGTGCATACGCTAAtgataaataaatcaatacaaatgtacataattattttaataaaattcccctttttttctttaaacttttttttgtggatatcaggtttttgcacaacctTGACAACTTCCACTGGTGtttattttactctctctctctctctctctctctctctctctctctctctctctctctctctctctctctctctctctctctctctctctctctctctctctctctctctctctctctctctctctctctctctctctctctctctctctctctctctctctctctctctctcgtatgaATGCACATGTGGGCCCATACTCACATTGGCAGGTTTGCCCATCGCCTTGGCGAGCTCCTCTGTGAGCTGCGACATTAGATCTGCAGGAACCACGTCCTTCCCCACGTTAGTGTTCACCACAAACATCGGCATGGCGGCAGCTTCCCTGTTCAGCaagagagcaagaaataaagagTCTCCTAATAATCTGCACAGCTCTGCCCTGATCTCTCTACAGCTCTTCACTACAGCCTCTCTTCCTCCTAAGTCCAGACTTTAGAACGATGACTCGTCAGGTCACGtggtataataataatgctgtttaaaAAGGCGCGTGCGCCTTCTGCTGGACTTTGAACGCAGATACCCACTTATCTGCTTTTCCACTGATTCTGAATCATGGGTGTAGGTGGGCAATTTCATTATTGTTTCCCTTTTGTAACAGTAGCATGCTACACAACGCTTCTGAAAATGCACTAAAATATAAATCTCGTTGCATTTAAAATTGGTTGCACTATGGAGTTCACTATGTCCAGCATGACTGGAGAAgagaaataatacattttcattcGTTTTCATGTTTTAAACCAGTAATAGGAACAGTGTTTGTCACCAGTTCAGTAGCAGAAAGAAGACCCATCAAAGTGCATTTTATGTTAggaacaaaaagataaaaaaatgatttgttcttgaaaataacaaaaaatgtatttgtatgtattgtcttttttaaagatgtattttgcattatttgaggtctgaaagctctgcatcttgatatttctgccatttctcattttctgcaaataaattctctaaatgacaatatttttatttggaataagggagaaatgttatctgtagtttatagaataaaataacaatgctcattttactcaaacatatacctattaatagtaaaatcagagaaactgattcagaaagtgaaccCAGCCCCGTTTTCTAATATTTacggtaaataaataaacaaagcccGCGCATGCGCAGAGCACGACGTCCGGGAACAATATTGTAGGCGAAAATGAAAAGCGCTGGAGTTGGGAAGGTGAAGACAGTACGGAacggtgtggcacagtggatttCTCTATTTTAGAGCAGAAACAGTGCGTTTTACTCTTTCTAAATCCTTGTAGGGGGTTATTAGAGCGGTAAATAGAAGCTGGGCGGGCGTGGGTGGTTTATTCTGCCTGTTTGTGTGGAGATTCGTGCGGCTGGAGGAGCAGCAGTGCGCAGCCTGGTTCTCCGGCGCTGCTGTGTGAGTGAAGTGTGTGGAAAGGAGGGAGCAGAGCTTTAACTTTATTAGGCTGATAGTAAGTTAATTCCTGGTGGCTGCGGGTTTTAACAGTGTTGTAGGGAACGCATGGGGTGCTGGAGGCCGATAGGATTACAGGGGAGGGCTAAATTTGACTTGTGTGAGGAATATGAGAGACAGGCTGAGAGATAagctatatagatagatagcTGTAGGCTGCAGATGATGGATTGAGAGATTgatagacagtgagagagagagagaggaagctttAACTAAAGTCTAGTTAGGTCTAGCACTTTATTCAGGATTCGTGTTGTTGATTATATGTGTGTGGTTATCCACTCATAACACGCGTACAATAATTCCAGCAGCGTTAATGCCTCTCTGAAGCCTGGGTGTGAGTTAGTAAGTCTGACTGTGCGTAAAACCATGGCGGACTCGGTGAAGACCTTCCAAGCCCACCTGACCGCAGTAATGGACAGTTTGGTCCGCGCGTCCGTGTGCGAGATCACCAAACTCTTCCAGGACACGGTGAACGACTACCTGGTGGAGATCTCGCTGAACAGGAAGGAGAACGAGGCCCTGAAGTTACGCCTGAGGCTGACAGAAAACAAGCTGAGGAACGAGAGGAAATACGGCATGGCGTGGGCTGCGAACCGCCGAGCTGCTGGCCTGCTGGCCTCGGAGGACCCCGGCACCAAAAAGCGCAGAGTGGACATCAGTAAGACCAACTCAAGCCTTTCACACGGTTCAGATCTTATTTATTAAAGATTAGGGAACTTGTACATGTACCTACATCGCATATGCAGACAGTTGTGTCCAAATTGACATCTATACAGATGATACCATATAGTAATAAGTGCATATATCCACTGTTTTTAACATCTTTTTTAATGTTTGACAAAATAATAGTGTTCATGTATTGTTTAGCTAAAATTATAATCCACCACAATCCACAATGTGGTATTCTTCAACTTTTTTATGATAATCAAATCCAAACAATACAACTAAaattaaaactagataaaggCTAAACTCACTGTCAATATTATtggtcaatcaatcaataaatctaCACACAACTTTTTTTCAAACGTTTTATTTGTATGGATACTATAGCAGAATAATTGGAAAAAAACATCTACATGTGCATCACATATATCCTTTTCAAACTTAATACAATACTGTTTTACAGTGTGATATCTAatcataatgtttatttttacaatatgCTTCTTTTATTCATCAAAATATACAAATCTTTCAGTCATTAATCATATATCAAGTCCCTTTTCATAAACATGAAGGAAACCTCACGTATAGCTCTGAATTCTTTCATTTTGCGTATTTATTTGCTTTCAGACAACCAACATGGAGTAGGAGTAGCTACCGTATAATGGCGACCCTCTCTTCAAGTCTCAGCTTTTCCTTTCCCTTCTCTTGccttctctctcctccctcttctcctctctctcactgctgTGTCTCCCTCCCCCTCCTGATCTCCTTCCTCTCCTTTCCCTCTCCCCCCCTCCCttccccttctctctccctctctctccctttctctccctctctcaggaGCCAAACAGGGGAaggagtggaggagtggtggtggtggaggtggagccgctgctgctgctgctgctactgctgcgtGGGAGGAGGGGGCTGGAGGAGTGAGGGAGGAGAAGAGGGATGTGTTCCGAGTCCATCTGCCAACTgaaagacagagacagggagaggagggtgaggaggaggaggaggaggaggaggagaggagacgTGTCTCCAGGGAGAGGAAGGAGGTGGCCAGCATTAAAGAGGAGGTGAGCAGCCAATAGAAGCAGAGAAAGCAGCTGCGTGGAaagataagaagaagaagaagaaggagggagggagagagagagagaaggagagagagagtgtacatGAGTGCAAGGCAATAAGAAAGGAGGGAGGTGGAGTAAGGATGGAGAGGTTTAAAGCAAGCAGGAGAAAGACAGAACCTTGTATATTAGGTTTAACATCCGAGCCAATATTAAacccacctttaaaaaaaataaataaagtgtgataccatagaagaaccatttttttgGTTCTAGATAGAAACATACCTGTAATACAGATATGTAAAAAAATCCAACATTGAAAGAAAATATTCTGTGTTTTGTGGTAAATGGACATGCACTTCACAATCTAATTATAAACAGGTTCTgtagttatctgattattcaagtagCTATGTAAACAGCATAATCTGATTTCTTAGATCTAATCTAATTCTATCTGATTAGAGACCTGGATTTAAGCTCAGTAATCATATTCTTTCTTTCAGAGAATTTTCATCCTTTTTTTGTGATTATTATGTCTTTCCTATATCTGATTACCTAGTTGATCATATAACTGACAAactctgatgttctgcagtaattgAAGTATGAAATGTATGTAAATGCACTCATTGATTTCCAGTCATCTGCTTTAATAAAAATACGATAGAAGTCATTGGgccaattaatgttttattaacatTGTTGTAATCAGCCAtacaattttgttttaaaatccaTAAAACCTTAAGCCTTATAAAGGACTGTCTCATGTATTGTCACgcactctgtttctttctctctgctggTCTGTGTGAGCAGGAGGAGGGCTACAGGTCAAATTCTCTGAGGCTGCTGCAGGAGGCGCTCCAGATGAGCCAGAATGAGACTGTCTCTACCCACGGTGAGCTCCGCGAGGCAGCTGTGTGTGGGAGAAAAGGCAGGCAAGGCGTTATGAGACTGTATGAGTGCGCTGTGTGCAGTGGGGGAAGGAGAAACGTTCAGCTTTGTGCTGAACAGTGGAAATGTAGATGCTAGAACTCCTGGAGGGGTGTTCTTTTTTCCTACACTGACAGGCTGCTTTAGAGTCAGTaatgttcttgttcttgttgtgtATTTTGTGGAGGAACTTAAATTTTGAAATTGATAGTCTTTATTGTGTAAGTGTACatatgtataagtgtataagtatATTTAGGTGCATCGGTACAAATGTATATACTTCAGATATAGAGATTTAGCTTTAAAACACTGTACCTGTGGTGTCCACCTGTATGCTCAACCAGTGCAGCTCAACATTTAAGCCTGTTTGTGATGtgcatttaatatgtttttaaaccAGCAGTATATTAGTATTTACTGTGGAAGTTAACTGCCAAAAGGCCCAGGCCTACCAGATACAGTCATGCCCGAAAGTGATGGCACCCAAAGCATTTCTCCCAGACAATTATTGCAAATACACATTTTGTTATATGTCTATTTCCCCAACATTGTGGGTAACTTGCTTTCAAGCATATGATGCTCATATAAACTCATATGTGGCAAATAACAggtgtgggcaatgctaaaatcacacctgaaaacaaataaaaaggagaGAAGTTAACTCAGTCTTTGCATTGCGTATGTGTGTACCAAACTAAGCACTGGggacagagagaggagaaaagaacTGACTTGAGAACCAAAACTAAAAAGTTGCAATGGAGAATAGTCCAATTGGTGGATAAGCAGCACCAATCGAGTTCCAAAGAATTTCAGGTATCAGTGTCAGCGCAAACTATTTGTTTacatttgaatgaaatgaaacgcTGTGACTGGAGACCCAGAAGGACCCCACTGCTGTCACAGAGAAATATGAAAGCTAGAGTTCAGGTGCCCAAAATGTCAGTAATATCAGTAAGCCCATTTTTTTCTGGGAAAAtgtcttgtggacagatgagaccaagatagagctttttggtaaagcacatCAATACACTGTTTAccgaaaatgaaacaaaaaaaaaacacaatacctACAGTCAAATGTGGTGCAAGTTAAAATATGTTTTGAGATTGTTTTGTTGCCCCTGGgtgccttgactgtgtgcaaggcatcatgaaatctgaagctTACCAAAGGTTTTTGGGTTGCAGTGTAGTGGCTAATCAGAAAGCTTGGTTTGAGTTATAGTTCAGGGGTCtcccagcaggacaatgacccaaacactAAAATGCGCTCAGAAATGAATGGAAACAAAGCACTGAGGAGTGCCACTGAAGTggccagcaatatgtttggatcTAAATCCCATTAAATATCTGTGGAGAACAAAGAACATTTGTTATTTATGGTGCCAAAACTTTCGGCCGTGACTGTATAACCTAATGTAGTAACATGTAAATACAGACCTTTTCATGATCATGTATGAAATTTCATAAGGCTTATAAAGTACTGATCTGAATTGTGCTCAAAAATTCATGGTCATGGCTAGACGTTTCTTCGCTATACTATATTATTTAACATACTGAATGTGTTTGTGTTGGACCCTTCAGTGGAGCTGGACCCTGCCTCTGTTGGTTCTGGATCAGTTGCAGCTGAAGCATGGGAGGAGCCGCCTTCGCTGTCAGCTGAAACCATGACTAGTAGTGACGAGCTCAGTGGACTCGAGACTGCTCTAAAGGCAGAACGTGAGCGTGAGGGGGCGGGGCCTCCTATGGACAGCTCCTCCCACCCCGGGAGCACAGCAGAAGGTGTGGAATTTATTGGCCTTGACGGTTTGTGCAGCTCTCAACAAGATGGCCCCCTGTCAACACACAAAACAGAACCTAATGAAGTCCCCTCGGCCACAGGAAGTCAGGgcgacgaggaggaggaggaggaggaggaggagtcttGCCAAGAGGGCAGCGACCCTCTTCATTTCTGTCCGCAGTGTGGAGGTGGCTTTAACTCAGCCAGTGACCTGGCGGAACACACGTGCCCGTTGGCGGAAGTGCAGCCCTTCCAGTGCTCCTCTTGCGGTCAAGCCTTCAGTCAAGCCTGGGGCTTGAAGAACCACGAGTGTGTGCAGGTGGGCGAGCGGCGGCACCGCTGCGATCTTTGTGGAAAGGGCTTTACACATGCGCGCTCGCTGGAGCGCCACCAGCTAGTGCACACAGGCGAGCGCCCGCACAGGTGCCTGCAGTGCGGCCGCAGCTTCAGCCGCTTGGGCAACTTGGAGCGGCATCAGCGCATCCACACGGGCGAGAGGCCGTACGAGTGCGGCGCCTGTGGAAAGAGGTTTAGCCGAGTGGAATACCTGAAACGGCACCAGCAGATACACACCGGAGAGAGGGGCGAAAGGAACACCCTGCAGTGCGGCCACTGCAGCCAGACGTTCGGTGACACAGAGCACCTCAAACGCCATCAGTGCTTCTCCAGTGCCTGACAACAAGAGCAGCATGTGACCATAGGCCGATTGCTAATTGGAGTGTTTTAACCCATTAAACTCTATGGATTTGTCCACAGGTCCAAACATTCCTAACCTTTTAAAGATAATATTTGTTCCATGCAGTTACTGAAAGATAAGCTTTAAGCTGGTTTTCACACCAAATGTATCCAGTATGCGCTGCATTCTCCTTTCATGTGCTTGCTGGTTCAGAACAAAAGTGGGAGGTGCTCTCAAGGGACCCTTTGCCTATTTCAATGCAAATTCTCATGTTTGGcgttttgtgtaaaaaatttaaACCTAAAATACAAGTAAAGCAGCATCTTTGAAAGCAAAGCCTTACAGTGGGTTGAGTTTATTTAGACATCTTGTCCTGGCTTTGTATGTGTCACTGTGTTGAACAGAGTTAATCTCTGTAAGCATATCGGAAGTagcactactactaccaccagtATTCCCAAATATGAAGTAGATGCAGGGACAGTGATTTTCAGGTTAAGCTTTCTCTTTGTCTAGGCTGGGATTCCCAAAAGTGTCTTTGCATAAAGATGGTTCTTAAGGGATCATGCAAGCTTAACACAAAACGCTCTCTCCATCAGTTCAGATGATCTTAACATCAAGATGCTTCTGGGAAACTGAGCTTTGTTCAGTAAAGGTTTGGTTATAGTGCATTGTCATCTTGAAGTTGGCAAACATGCTTTATACCATTACATATACATTCCACCAGCTCAGCTCAATGGCCTGTCACAGCAGTTAATCAGTGGTATACCACTGGCTATATAAATTGTAAAGAATTACATGCAGAACAAATACAGTAGTACAATACAAtacgaaataaaaaaatataagttaTAGTAGTGtcattaatttgttt of the Astyanax mexicanus isolate ESR-SI-001 chromosome 10, AstMex3_surface, whole genome shotgun sequence genome contains:
- the si:dkeyp-121d2.7 gene encoding zinc finger and SCAN domain-containing protein 2 translates to MADSVKTFQAHLTAVMDSLVRASVCEITKLFQDTVNDYLVEISLNRKENEALKLRLRLTENKLRNERKYGMAWAANRRAAGLLASEDPGTKKRRVDIRAKQGKEWRSGGGGGGAAAAAAATAAWEEGAGGVREEKRDVFRVHLPTERQRQGEEGEEEEEEEEERRRVSRERKEVASIKEEEEGYRSNSLRLLQEALQMSQNETVSTHVELDPASVGSGSVAAEAWEEPPSLSAETMTSSDELSGLETALKAEREREGAGPPMDSSSHPGSTAEGVEFIGLDGLCSSQQDGPLSTHKTEPNEVPSATGSQGDEEEEEEEEESCQEGSDPLHFCPQCGGGFNSASDLAEHTCPLAEVQPFQCSSCGQAFSQAWGLKNHECVQVGERRHRCDLCGKGFTHARSLERHQLVHTGERPHRCLQCGRSFSRLGNLERHQRIHTGERPYECGACGKRFSRVEYLKRHQQIHTGERGERNTLQCGHCSQTFGDTEHLKRHQCFSSA